The Flavobacterium commune genome contains the following window.
ACTAACCGCTCAGCAAGAAGCTAAAAAAATCATCATCAACACTATTCAACGTGTTGGAACAGAAGAAGCGGTAGAAAACTGCGTTTCTGTTTTCAATATTGAATCTGACGATGTAAAAGGTAGAATTATCGGTCGTGAAGGTCGTAACATCAGAGCTTTAGAAGCTGCTACAGGAGTAGAAATCATTGTTGATGACACTCCGGAAGCCATTATCCTTTCTTGCTTTGACCCTGTTAGAAGAGAAATTGCCCGTCTTTCATTACACAAATTAGTAACTGACGGACGTATTCACCCGGCACGCATTGAAGAAGTGGTTGCTAAAACTGCCAAACAAATTGACGATGAAATTATCGAAGTGGGTAAACGCACCGTTATCGATTTAGGAATTCACGGTTTACATCCGGAATTGATAAAAGTAGTAGGACGTATGAAATACCGTTCTTCTTACGGACAAAACTTATTACAACACTCACGTGAAGTTTCTAAACTTTGCGGATTGATGGCTGCCGAATTAGGATTGAACGTTAAACTGGCAAAAAGAGCCGGTTTATTACACGATATCGGAAAGGTGCCGGATACTGAAAGTGATTTACCACACGCCTTATTAGGTATGCAATGGGCTGAGAAATATGGCGAAAAAGAAGAGGTTTGCAACGCTATTGGAGCACACCATGACGAGATTGAAATGAAATCTCTTTTATCTCCAATTATTCAGGTTTGTGATGCTATTTCAGGAGCAAGACCGGGAGCAAGAAGACAAGTATTAGATTCTTACATTCAACGTTTGAAAGATCTGGAAGAAGTGGCTTACGGATTCAACGGAGTTAAAAATGCTTATGCAATTCAAGCCGGTAGAGAATTACGTGTAATTGTAGAAAGCGAAAAAGTTTCTGATGATAATGCTGCGACTTTATCTTTCGAAATTTCGCAAAAAATCCAAACCGAAATGACTTACCCAGGACAGGTAAAAGTAACTGTAATTAGAGAAACCAGAGCAGTAAATATTGCTAAATAAGACATAAAATTCCAATCCCGATAGCATCGGGATTAAACTCCAAATTCCAATAAACACTGTTGGAATTTGGAGTTTTTTTTTATTGAATACCCAAAGAAGATATTGAAATTTGTCCCGAAGTTTCGGGATTGGAATTAACTACATGTTTTTTCGAGGATGGCAACTCTCCAATACTTCGGCTAAAAATGTTCGATCCAAATGCAAATAAACTTCAGTAGTAGTTATTGATTCATGTCCAAGCATCAACTGAATAGACCGCAAATCGGCACCATTTTCCAGTAGATGTGTCGCAAAAGAATGCCTGAATGTATGTGGACTGATTTTCTTGTTTAAATTAATTTTGGTTGCCAAATTGTTGATGATCGTAAAAACCATCGCCCTTGTCAATTGCGCCCCTCTTCTATTTAAGAATAAGACATCACTGTGCTCTTTTTTGACAGGAACACCTACCCTTACATGATCCTTATAAAGAAGAATGAATCTTTTCGTCGAATTAGCAATAGGTACAAAGCGTTCTTTATTTCCTTTTCCGGTAATTTTGATAAACCCTTCATCAAAAAACAAATCAGATATTTTGAGTGCAACCAACTCCGAAACCCGCAAACCACAACCATATAATGTTTCTAACATAGCGCGATTGCGTTCTCCTTCATTCGAAGACAAATCAATAGCCCCTATCAAGGCATCAATTTCTTCTACCGCTAAAGTATCGGGTAATTTTCGTCCTATTTTAGGCGATTCAATCAACTCCATTGGATTGTCAGCACGATAATCCTCAAAAATCAAATAACTAAAAAAACTATTCAATCCTGAAATAATTCTGGCCTGTGAACGCGCATTCAATTGGTCGGAAATAGTGTAGATGAACTGTTGAATCGTTTCTTCAGCAATCTTTAAAGGAGAAACTTCAATATTGTTTTCAGAGAGAAACAAACACAATCGTTCAATATCGAAAGAATAATTAGCAACAGTATTCTTTGACAAACCACGCTCTATTTTAAGATAAGATTGATAACTTTTGATATAAGAATTCCAGTTCATATTACAAATAAACGACTTTTATAGACATAAAAAAACCTCTCCTTTTCAGAAGAGGTTTTAAATATTTTTGCCTTTTTTATATTAAAACTTATAACTTAAACCAAAAAAGAAACCACTTAACTTAGAACTATTATCGCTATCCCCTCCTTCGATTAAATTAGACAATCCTAAGTTATACTTTCCATCTAATGAAAAATTCTCGTTCAAATCAAATGTAAGTCCCAAGTCTAAACCAAAATTCAAAGTTTTAGTTCCCTCACCAGCATCTAAAAGAAATCCAAAGTCCGGACCAGCTAACAAACTTAAATCTTCTACGACAATAAACTTAGCCAGGACGGGAATTTGAATCTGATTTATATCATTAACCGAAACATACAATAGTTCAGGCTGTAAATGAAACTTATCTGAAACTGCAATATCTGCAAATCCACCTGCATAAAAACCGGTTTCATTCTCACTAACTTTAACTCCATCAAATTTATGACGCATTGATGCAAAATCAACACCCGCTTTTAATCCAAATTTTGTTTCTTGAGCATTTACAAATCCAAATGCTAAAACCGCAGCAACTGATAAAATAGTTTTTTTCATTTTTTTCATCTTTTTAAATTCAGAGCGTAAATATAATATTTTTTCTACAAAAAAACCTCTCCTTTTCAGAAGAGGTTTTCATTAAAAATATTTTAGATTTATAATTTAAAGTTTACACCTAAATTAATTGATGAAACAGTAAATCCATCTTTAGAAAATCCCTTATAAGCAACATAAAGGCCTGCTTTTTCCATTTGATAACCAAATTTAGGCTGATACATAAAAGCTCCCTCGTTACCATCATTAACACCAATACCATAACCTAAATCAGCTCCAATGAACCAATTATTAGTCAAAGTAAATTGTGCTGTTGCTGCTACAGGAATAAAACTAGCATCATCCCACCCATCTTTTCCTAAATAAGTAGTATAACCTGTAGTAATACCTGCATCTAAACCTTCGGCTACACTCCAAGTGTAAGCCAAATCAGCTCCTAAATTCACAGAACTAATATCTTTCATATCTCCGGTAGGCAAACCTACATGAGCTCCTAATTTAAAAGCTCCACTTTGGGCATTTGCAAATCCAAATGCAAAAATTGCCGCTGTTGTTAAAATGATTTTTTTCATAGTTTAAGTTGTTAAATTAGTAATTTATTAACATAAAACTATCAAATATTCAAAACAAAAAAACTTATCCTACTAAAAACTTATCAACAATACTATTAACATTATTTTAATAAGAACACTACGAGCATAAAAAAAGACCATTCTTTCGAATAGTCTTTTTAAATATTATATCCAAAAATTAAAATTTATAACCTAATGCCAAAGAAAAAGCAGAAGATTTCATTTTACTATCACCACCCATAAATTCTTCCTCTGCAATATTGGACAACCCTAAATTGTATCTAAAATCAATTAAAACTTTTTCATTAATATCATATCCTAAACCAAAATTAACTCCAAAATTGATTGACTTAAAACTATCTTTAATATCAGTACTATCATCTCCCATTTTCCCTTTAGCACCAACTAAAAATCCAATTTGCGGACCAACCTGTAAACTAATTTTTTCTGAAGCAAAATACTTAGCCATTACTGGCACATTAACATAAGAAAGGTTAATTTTTGCATCAGTTCCTTCAAAGCCAAATTCAGAACCTTCTGTAGAAAACAAAACCTCTGGCTGAATAGCAAAATTGCTAGCTACTTTAATTTCTGCAAAACCACCTGCTTGAACACCTACAATTGAATTAAACCTCAATACACCAATATCACCAATCTCGCCTCCATTTACATTTAAACTAGAAACGTTACCTCCAACTTTAACGCCAAATTTAACTTCTTGCGCATTAGTTATTGTAAATGCTAATACTGCCATAGCAGACAAAATAATTTTTTTCATTTTTAATATTTGTTAAAATTCAGGTGCAAACCTACAATAATCAGCACAATAAAACCAAAATTATTGTTAAAAAACCAACATAAAAACACTAAAACCAGCAAAGAAACAAAAAACCCAAACAACTGATTTACAATAAACTAAAAACAAGTCTCTCACCTAATTCCGTGATTTTTTAGGTCTATTGTAATAAAAAGGCAAAAACAAGTTTTTTCTTTCAATAAAGTATTAAATTCATTTGTATTTAATGCTTATTTCACAAAAGAACACAATAAAATAAACATCAAACTGTTTATATTTACAGTCTCGAATCTTAAATAAAAAAAGTATTATGAAAAAAGTATTCTTAATTGCCATTGTAGTATTAGGTCTTAGTACAACTTTACAGGCACAAAGTATTCGTTTTGGTGTTAAAGCAGGTGCCAATTTTGCTAATCAAAATGGTGACACTCCTCCTGCTTTCGAAAGCAAAGAATCAATCACCAGTTACCACGCAGGTTTAGTAGCCGAAGTAAAATTATTAGATGGTTTTGCCATCCAACCAGAGCTTTTATACTCTACCCAGGGAGCTACTTATAAAAATGCTGTAGAAGAATTCAAAAATGAATTAGGCTATCTTTCTATTCCTGTTGTAGCAAAAATAGGTTTGAGCAAAAGTTTAAATTTAGAACTGGGTCCACAAGCATCTTTCTTACTAAGCGAAAAAGACAATGTTGATTTAGAAGATTCTAAAACATTTGAATTTGGCGTAGTAGGAGGTTTAGGACTTAATATCACTAAAAATCTATTTATTCAAGCCCGTTACGGACTTGGACTAACTGAAGCTACTAAAGACGCTGATATTAAAAACTCAACTATTCAGTTGTCAGCCGGTATCATGTTCTAAAAAACATAGAAAATAAAAACAAAAACCGTCCCGATAATTCAGGACGGTTTTTTATTTTTACAAAAAGATTAAAAATGAAAATTAGCATTATAAACGGCCCAAACCTAAACTTATTAGGAAAACGCGAACCTGAGATTTACGGGAGTCTAACCTTCGAAGAATATTTTGAAGAATTAAAAACGAAATTCCCAACTATAGAATTCAACTACTACCAAAGTAATATTGAAGGCGAACTAATTGATAAAATACAGGAATTTGGTTTTTCTTATGACGGAATTATCCTGAATGCCGGCGCTTACACACACACCTCTGTAGGCATTGGTGATGCTGTAAAAGGAATCAGCACTCCGGTTGTAGAAGTACATATTTCCAATACTTTTTCCAGAGAAAGTTTCAGACACCAATCCTATATTTCCGGAAACGCCAAAGGCGTAGTATTAGGATTTGGTCTGAAAAGTTATGATTTAGCAATACAATCGTTCTTGTAAGCCAAACATTTTAGACAAAGAAAAAGGTATAAATGATTTTCAGGTCATTTATACCTTTTTTTATTGAATCTTCGCACTATAAATTACGGCCCAATTAAGCCATTTCATAATCCTTTAAACAATTAAAAATTGCCTCTTAAAATCAGTATTTTTAGAACAAAATCCCAATAAAAAACCCTTAAACAATTGATGTTTAAGGGTTTGTTTTTGTAGCGAAGACGGGAGTTGAACCCGTGACCTCAGGGTTATGAATCCTGCGCTCTAACCAACTGAGCTACCTCGCCAAATGTTCAGGTCAATACTGTTCCTGATTGCGGGTGCAAAGATAGAAATAAATTTAAACTCTGCAAGCATAAAATGAAGAAAAAAAATATTTTTAAAAACGTTTTTTTTTAGACATTATATTCTATATATTCGAAAAAAAAATAAATTTGCCTCTATGGATAGTAAAGTACGTTACGAAATTGAGTTTCCTATAAATTCTTCGCCACAATTATTATATCAATATATTTCTACTCCTTCCGGTTTGTCTGAATGGTTTGCTGATGACGTGAATTCCAGAGGGGAATTTTTCACCTTCATTTGGAATGATTCTGAAGAAAAAGCAAGATTGGCATCTAAAAAATCAGGAGAAAAAGTAAAGTTCAAATGGATTGACCCAGCAGGCAAGGATACCGATTATTTTTTTGAATTACACATATTAGAGGATGAGCTGACTAAAGACGTTTCTTTGATGATTATTGATTTTGCCGAAGAAGACGAAATTGATGAAGCCAAACAATTATGGGAAAATCAAATTTCAGATTTAAAACATCTCTTAGGTTCTGTATAGTGAAATTCTATATTTATGACTTATATTTGCCCTGAACAAAACTCAGGGCTTTTTTTATGATTAATTTCAACGGAACTATAATAACTCAAGATTCAAATATATTAACACAAAACCGCGGTTTTTTATACGGAGATGCCGTTTTTGAAACGGTTAAAATTGTGAATTCAAAAGTACTTTACTTAGAAGATCATTATTTCAGATTAATGGCTTCGATGCGTGTGGTGCGAATGGAAATTCCAATGAATTTCACCATGGAATATTTCGAAGAACAATTACTTTCATTAACTGATAAATTATCGATTTCTAATTCCGCGAGAGTCCGAATTACAGTTTACAGAAACGATGGTGGTTACTATCTACCTACAAACAATACAATCTCTTTTTTAGTTCATGCTTCAGCAATTGAAACTGTGTCTTATTCTTTCGAGGAAAAAGAATATGAAGTGGATTTGTTTAAGGATTTTTACATTACAAAACAGTTATTATCTTCAATTAAAACTACAAACAGAATCCTGAATGTCACAGCAAGTATTTTTGCAAATGAAAACGCTTTAGATAATTGTCTGTTGCTAAATGACAGTAAAAACATAGTGGAAGCTATTCAGGGAAATCTTTTTATGTTGTCAGGAAATAAACTGATTACTCCTCCGGTTTCTGAAGGCTGTCTGAATGGTGTAATGCGTAAACAAATTTTAAAATTAGCAAAAACTATTGCAGAGATTGAAATAGTAGAAGAAGTGATTTCTCCGTTTGAACTTCAAAAAGCCGATGAATTGTTTATTACTAATGTTATAAAAGGAATCCAGCCTATTACAAAATATCGAAAAAAGACTTTTGGCGTGAATTTTTCTAAAGAAATACTAACTAAGCTAAACGAAGAAATAGCCGCTGTAGTTTAGTTCAGATACGGATTTTCAGGTGAATTAGACCATATTAAATAATCTCCGCCTAATTCAATAATTTGTTCTTTCCAAAAATGAGCAGCTGATTTACCTATAATTTTATTTTTATAGGTATTGGAAACAATAATCCAGGAATTAGCATCCATCTCTGATTGCAACTGACTTTCGGACCAACCGGTATAACCTAAGAAAAAACGAATATTGTTTTTGTTGATTCGTCCGCTGTTAAGGAGTTCTTTGGTCGATTCAAAATCGCCGCCCCAGTATATTCCGTTAGAGATTTCGATGCTATTAGGAATTAAATTAGGGACATTGTGAATAAAATAAAGATTATCTTGCTCGACAGGACCGCCATTATAAATTTTTAAACGCGAATTTATCTCAGGAATTAAATCGTTTATAGTGTATTTTAATGGTTTGTTGATGATAAAACCAACCGACCCATCTTTGTCATGATCGGCTAATAAAATCACAGATCGATTAAATGATGAGTCTCCAATGATAGAAGGCTCAGCAATAAGTAATTGTCCTTTTATTAATTTTTCTGAAATCATGACTACTTAAGTTTTTATTAAATTTAAGAAAAAAAAATAAAAAACTCCAAACATAATCGTTAAAAAGCATAAAAAAACCCTCAAATGAGGGTTTTTTATATTGATGGATTTTGAAACTTATTTCTTAGTTTACAGCTCCTTCTAATTCAGCTCCAGCT
Protein-coding sequences here:
- the rny gene encoding ribonuclease Y — encoded protein: MDILTIIISGIIGIAIGFGIAKIIEKSNISNLIKNAKKEAASILKDANFEAENIKKDKILQAKEKFIELKSEHEQVILARDKKVAEVEKRIRDKESQISNELSKAKKVNDDFEKKTAEFEAKIEVLDKKQAEVDKLHKSQLQQLELISGLSAEEAKEQLVEGLKAEAKTTAMSHIQDTIEEAKLTAQQEAKKIIINTIQRVGTEEAVENCVSVFNIESDDVKGRIIGREGRNIRALEAATGVEIIVDDTPEAIILSCFDPVRREIARLSLHKLVTDGRIHPARIEEVVAKTAKQIDDEIIEVGKRTVIDLGIHGLHPELIKVVGRMKYRSSYGQNLLQHSREVSKLCGLMAAELGLNVKLAKRAGLLHDIGKVPDTESDLPHALLGMQWAEKYGEKEEVCNAIGAHHDEIEMKSLLSPIIQVCDAISGARPGARRQVLDSYIQRLKDLEEVAYGFNGVKNAYAIQAGRELRVIVESEKVSDDNAATLSFEISQKIQTEMTYPGQVKVTVIRETRAVNIAK
- a CDS encoding site-specific tyrosine recombinase → MNWNSYIKSYQSYLKIERGLSKNTVANYSFDIERLCLFLSENNIEVSPLKIAEETIQQFIYTISDQLNARSQARIISGLNSFFSYLIFEDYRADNPMELIESPKIGRKLPDTLAVEEIDALIGAIDLSSNEGERNRAMLETLYGCGLRVSELVALKISDLFFDEGFIKITGKGNKERFVPIANSTKRFILLYKDHVRVGVPVKKEHSDVLFLNRRGAQLTRAMVFTIINNLATKINLNKKISPHTFRHSFATHLLENGADLRSIQLMLGHESITTTEVYLHLDRTFLAEVLESCHPRKNM
- a CDS encoding outer membrane beta-barrel protein; translation: MKKTILSVAAVLAFGFVNAQETKFGLKAGVDFASMRHKFDGVKVSENETGFYAGGFADIAVSDKFHLQPELLYVSVNDINQIQIPVLAKFIVVEDLSLLAGPDFGFLLDAGEGTKTLNFGLDLGLTFDLNENFSLDGKYNLGLSNLIEGGDSDNSSKLSGFFFGLSYKF
- a CDS encoding porin family protein, giving the protein MKKIILSAMAVLAFTITNAQEVKFGVKVGGNVSSLNVNGGEIGDIGVLRFNSIVGVQAGGFAEIKVASNFAIQPEVLFSTEGSEFGFEGTDAKINLSYVNVPVMAKYFASEKISLQVGPQIGFLVGAKGKMGDDSTDIKDSFKSINFGVNFGLGYDINEKVLIDFRYNLGLSNIAEEEFMGGDSKMKSSAFSLALGYKF
- a CDS encoding porin family protein encodes the protein MKKVFLIAIVVLGLSTTLQAQSIRFGVKAGANFANQNGDTPPAFESKESITSYHAGLVAEVKLLDGFAIQPELLYSTQGATYKNAVEEFKNELGYLSIPVVAKIGLSKSLNLELGPQASFLLSEKDNVDLEDSKTFEFGVVGGLGLNITKNLFIQARYGLGLTEATKDADIKNSTIQLSAGIMF
- the aroQ gene encoding type II 3-dehydroquinate dehydratase gives rise to the protein MKISIINGPNLNLLGKREPEIYGSLTFEEYFEELKTKFPTIEFNYYQSNIEGELIDKIQEFGFSYDGIILNAGAYTHTSVGIGDAVKGISTPVVEVHISNTFSRESFRHQSYISGNAKGVVLGFGLKSYDLAIQSFL
- a CDS encoding START-like domain-containing protein, with the protein product MDSKVRYEIEFPINSSPQLLYQYISTPSGLSEWFADDVNSRGEFFTFIWNDSEEKARLASKKSGEKVKFKWIDPAGKDTDYFFELHILEDELTKDVSLMIIDFAEEDEIDEAKQLWENQISDLKHLLGSV
- a CDS encoding aminotransferase class IV, whose product is MINFNGTIITQDSNILTQNRGFLYGDAVFETVKIVNSKVLYLEDHYFRLMASMRVVRMEIPMNFTMEYFEEQLLSLTDKLSISNSARVRITVYRNDGGYYLPTNNTISFLVHASAIETVSYSFEEKEYEVDLFKDFYITKQLLSSIKTTNRILNVTASIFANENALDNCLLLNDSKNIVEAIQGNLFMLSGNKLITPPVSEGCLNGVMRKQILKLAKTIAEIEIVEEVISPFELQKADELFITNVIKGIQPITKYRKKTFGVNFSKEILTKLNEEIAAVV
- a CDS encoding YqgE/AlgH family protein, whose amino-acid sequence is MISEKLIKGQLLIAEPSIIGDSSFNRSVILLADHDKDGSVGFIINKPLKYTINDLIPEINSRLKIYNGGPVEQDNLYFIHNVPNLIPNSIEISNGIYWGGDFESTKELLNSGRINKNNIRFFLGYTGWSESQLQSEMDANSWIIVSNTYKNKIIGKSAAHFWKEQIIELGGDYLIWSNSPENPYLN